The following are encoded in a window of Carya illinoinensis cultivar Pawnee chromosome 15, C.illinoinensisPawnee_v1, whole genome shotgun sequence genomic DNA:
- the LOC122297811 gene encoding uncharacterized protein LOC122297811 isoform X2, translating into MTSAAAASAAALPLIFSSASPITNTTAKFTYPGFGSPRHRNGLRLVACAYTAISRRGQGASDPELRRVLELASDSELYELERILFGPSYFSPLIKSITSRADVDHVMIEEDLEEREDFIAELESRFLFLAADARSTLRGWRPSYRNVLLSVRKKLNIRCSSKLSTEDLEIEIFLHLLQNYSSEELGYFPSSLEPSKTSNDKGSLELGLDRGKVHTLDAVKELWSMILKGGGMLTLAKIYELLARRLSGKVFVEAANYQIKKEFIKKGGQLAVINLESRAALLAAKQGLSGAASRYLGFRSMMALLGPVDRFLAFLSSAGNVSQALGDTSGRRCHSNAWN; encoded by the exons ATGACTAGTGCAGCAGCAGCATCAGCAGCAGCTCTGCCACTCATTTTCTCCTCCGCTTCTCCAATTACAAACACCACCGCGAAATTCACATACCCA GGTTTTGGTTCACCCAGACATAGAAATGGTCTGAGACTTGTGGCTTGTGCTTATACTGCCATTTCAAGAAGAGGGCAAg GTGCATCTGACCCAGAGCTTCGGAGAGTTCTTGAACTTGCCTCGGACTCTGAGTTATATGAGCTTGAAAGGATCCTTTTTGGCCCCAG CTACTTCAGCcctttaataaaatcaataacaaGTAGAGCTGATGTGGACCATGTCATGATTGAAGAAGATCTTGAAGAGCGAGAAGACTTTATAGCAGAACTAGAGTCGCGATTTTTATTCCTTGCTGCTGATGCCCGTTCTACATTAAG GGGGTGGAGACCATCATACAGAAATGTCTTGCTCTCTGTGAGAAAAAAGTTAAACATTCGTTGCTCAAGCAAATTGTCAACTGAAGACCTTGAAATcgaaatttttcttcatctattgCAGAATTACTCAAG TGAAGAACTGGGATATTTTCCGAGCTCATTGGAACCCTCTAAGACATCTAATGATAAAGGAAGTCTAGAACTTGGACTTGATCGGGGGAAGGTGCACACCCTTGATGCTGTGAAAGAGCTTTGGTCAATGATTTTGAAG GGTGGTGGTATGCTTACTTTGGCAAAGATCTATGAATTG TTAGCAAGGAGATTATCGGGGAAGGTGTTTGTAGAAGCTGCCAACTATCAGATTAAAAAGGAATTCATTAAAAAG gGTGGACAATTAGCTGTGATTAACCTAGAGTCAAGAGCAGCCTTGCTTGCAGCAAAACAG GGCCTTTCTGGTGCTGCATCAAGATATCTGGGTTTTAGAAGCATGATGGCTTTACTTGGCCCAGT GGACAGATTTTTGGCTTTTTTGAGTAGTGCAGGAAATGTGTCTCAG GCTTTGGGGGACACTTCTGGCAGACGTTGTCATTCAAATGCTTGGAACTGA
- the LOC122297810 gene encoding transmembrane 9 superfamily member 3, with amino-acid sequence MEKTLAMVVVIALLVLFAADQVRSDASDHRYKDGDPVPLYANKVGPFHNPSETYRYFDLPFCIPDHLKEKKEALGEVLNGDRLVDAPYKLDFRSEKDSEVVCRKKLKKEDVAQFRAAVIKDYYFQMYYDDLPIWGFIGKVDKEGKDPSEYRYYLYKHIHFDIFYNKDRVIEINVRTDPRALVDLTEDKAVDVEFLYTVKWKETNTPFDKRMDKYSHSSSLPHHLEIHWFSIINSCVTVLLLTGFLATILMRVLKNDFVKYAHDEESAEDQEETGWKYIHGDVFRYPKYKSLFAAALGSGTQLFALTVFIFILALVGVFYPYNRGALFTALVVIYALTSGIAGYIATSFYCQLEGTNWVRNLLLTGCLFCGPLFLMFCFLNTVAIAYNATAALPFGTIVVIVLIWTLVTSPLLVLGGIAGKNSKAEFQAPCRTTKYPREIPPLPWYRGAIPQMAMAGFLPFSAIYIELYYIFASVWGHRIYTIYSILFIVFIILLIVTAFITVALTYFQLAAEDHEWWWRSFLCGGSTGIFIYAYCLYYYYARSDMSGFMQTSFFFGYMGCICYGFFLMLGTVGFRAALLFVRHIYQSIKCE; translated from the exons ATGGAGAAGACTCTGGCGATGGTGGTGGTCATCGCCTTGCTGGTGTTGTTTGCTGCGGATCAGGTCAGGTCTGATGCATCGGATCACCGGTATAAAGATGGAGATCCAGTGCCTCTCTACGCCAATAAGGTCGGCCCTTTTCACAATCCCAG TGAAACATACCGCTATTTTGATCTTCCATTCTGTATACCAG ATCAtctgaaagagaaaaaggaagctCTTGGTGAAGTGCTAAATGGTGATCGTTTAGTTGATGCCCCCTACAAACTTGATTTCCGGAGTGAGAAAGATTCTGAGGTTGTTTGCCGtaaaaaactcaaaaaggaaGATGTGGCCCAGTTCCGAGCTGCCGTTATCAAGGATTACTACTTTCAGATGTATTATGATGACTTACCCATTTGGGGTTTCATAGGGAAGGTCGACAAGGAGGGCAAAGACCCAAGCGAGTACAGATATTATCTTTATAAGCATATTCATTTCGATATCTTTTATAACAAGGACCGTGTGATTGAAATCAATGTCCGAACAGACCCACGTGCCCTTGTAGACCTTACAGAGGATAAAGCAGTTGATGTGGAATTTTTGTATACTGTGAAATGGAAGGAAACAAATACCCCGTTTGACAAGAGGATGGATAAGTACTCACATTCTTCTTCGCTTCCTCATCATCTGGAGATCCATTGGTTCTCCATTATAAATTCATGTGTAACAGTGCTTCTTCTAACTGGGTTTCTTGCCACAATTCTCATGCGAGTCCTTAAGAATGATTTTGTCAA ATATGCCCATGATGAGGAATCAGCTGAAGACCAGGAAGAGACTGGGTGGAAATACATCCATGGAGATGTATTCAGGTACCCCAAGTACAAGTCTCTATTCGCAGCTGCCCTGGGTTCTGGTACCCAACTATTTGCCCT TACGGTGTTCATTTTTATTCTGGCACTTGTTGGTGTATTTTATCCCTACAACCGTGGGGCTCTATTTACGGCACTGGTTGTCATATATGCACTCACATCAGGAATTGCAGGCTATATTGCAACCTCCTTTTATTGTCAGCTAGAGGGAACAAACTGG GTTAGGAACCTATTGTTGACTGGATGCCTCTTTTGCGGACCTCTGTTTCTAATGTTCTGCTTTCTGAACACTGTTGCAATTGCATATAATGCTACTGCTGCTCTTCCATTTGGCACAATTGTGGTGATAGTTCTTATATGGACACTAGTAACATCACCTTTGCTGGTCTTGGGTGGGATTGCTGGGAAGAATAGCAAGGCTGAATTCCAAGCTCCTTGCCGCACTACCAAATATCCCAGAGAGATTCCACCTTTGCCATGGTACCGGGGAGCAATTCCACAGATGGCAATGGCAGGCTTTCTGCCTTTCAGTGCTATATACATAGAACTTTACTATATATTTGCTAGTGTCTGGGGTCACAGGATATATACGATTTACAGCATCTTGTTTATTGTCTTTATTATTCTACTAATAGTTACTGCTTTCATTACCGTGGCACTGACATACTTCCAACTTGCTGCTGAGGATCACGAGTGGTGGTGGAG GTCTTTTCTATGCGGTGGATCAACTGGCATATTTATCTATGCCTATTGCCTATATTACTACTATGCACGCTCCGATATGTCCGGGTTTATGCAAACCTCATTTTTCTTTGGTTACATGGGTTGCATCTGCTATGGTTTCTTCCTCATGCTTGGAACTGTAGGTTTTCGAGCGGCTTTGCTGTTTGTCCGCCACATTTATCAGTCGATCAAGTGCGAGTAG
- the LOC122297811 gene encoding uncharacterized protein LOC122297811 isoform X1: MTSAAAASAAALPLIFSSASPITNTTAKFTYPGFGSPRHRNGLRLVACAYTAISRRGQGASDPELRRVLELASDSELYELERILFGPSYFSPLIKSITSRADVDHVMIEEDLEEREDFIAELESRFLFLAADARSTLRGWRPSYRNVLLSVRKKLNIRCSSKLSTEDLEIEIFLHLLQNYSSEELGYFPSSLEPSKTSNDKGSLELGLDRGKVHTLDAVKELWSMILKGGGMLTLAKIYELLARRLSGKVFVEAANYQIKKEFIKKGGQLAVINLESRAALLAAKQGLSGAASRYLGFRSMMALLGPVLWGTLLADVVIQMLGTDYARILRAIYAFAQIRITRTYG, from the exons ATGACTAGTGCAGCAGCAGCATCAGCAGCAGCTCTGCCACTCATTTTCTCCTCCGCTTCTCCAATTACAAACACCACCGCGAAATTCACATACCCA GGTTTTGGTTCACCCAGACATAGAAATGGTCTGAGACTTGTGGCTTGTGCTTATACTGCCATTTCAAGAAGAGGGCAAg GTGCATCTGACCCAGAGCTTCGGAGAGTTCTTGAACTTGCCTCGGACTCTGAGTTATATGAGCTTGAAAGGATCCTTTTTGGCCCCAG CTACTTCAGCcctttaataaaatcaataacaaGTAGAGCTGATGTGGACCATGTCATGATTGAAGAAGATCTTGAAGAGCGAGAAGACTTTATAGCAGAACTAGAGTCGCGATTTTTATTCCTTGCTGCTGATGCCCGTTCTACATTAAG GGGGTGGAGACCATCATACAGAAATGTCTTGCTCTCTGTGAGAAAAAAGTTAAACATTCGTTGCTCAAGCAAATTGTCAACTGAAGACCTTGAAATcgaaatttttcttcatctattgCAGAATTACTCAAG TGAAGAACTGGGATATTTTCCGAGCTCATTGGAACCCTCTAAGACATCTAATGATAAAGGAAGTCTAGAACTTGGACTTGATCGGGGGAAGGTGCACACCCTTGATGCTGTGAAAGAGCTTTGGTCAATGATTTTGAAG GGTGGTGGTATGCTTACTTTGGCAAAGATCTATGAATTG TTAGCAAGGAGATTATCGGGGAAGGTGTTTGTAGAAGCTGCCAACTATCAGATTAAAAAGGAATTCATTAAAAAG gGTGGACAATTAGCTGTGATTAACCTAGAGTCAAGAGCAGCCTTGCTTGCAGCAAAACAG GGCCTTTCTGGTGCTGCATCAAGATATCTGGGTTTTAGAAGCATGATGGCTTTACTTGGCCCAGT GCTTTGGGGGACACTTCTGGCAGACGTTGTCATTCAAATGCTTGGAACTGATTATGCTAGAATCTTGCGAGCAATTTATGCTTTTGCACAG ATCCGCATCACCCGCACCTATGGATAA
- the LOC122297811 gene encoding uncharacterized protein LOC122297811 isoform X4 encodes MTSAAAASAAALPLIFSSASPITNTTAKFTYPGFGSPRHRNGLRLVACAYTAISRRGQGASDPELRRVLELASDSELYELERILFGPRGWRPSYRNVLLSVRKKLNIRCSSKLSTEDLEIEIFLHLLQNYSSEELGYFPSSLEPSKTSNDKGSLELGLDRGKVHTLDAVKELWSMILKGGGMLTLAKIYELLARRLSGKVFVEAANYQIKKEFIKKGGQLAVINLESRAALLAAKQGLSGAASRYLGFRSMMALLGPVLWGTLLADVVIQMLGTDYARILRAIYAFAQIRITRTYG; translated from the exons ATGACTAGTGCAGCAGCAGCATCAGCAGCAGCTCTGCCACTCATTTTCTCCTCCGCTTCTCCAATTACAAACACCACCGCGAAATTCACATACCCA GGTTTTGGTTCACCCAGACATAGAAATGGTCTGAGACTTGTGGCTTGTGCTTATACTGCCATTTCAAGAAGAGGGCAAg GTGCATCTGACCCAGAGCTTCGGAGAGTTCTTGAACTTGCCTCGGACTCTGAGTTATATGAGCTTGAAAGGATCCTTTTTGGCCCCAG GGGGTGGAGACCATCATACAGAAATGTCTTGCTCTCTGTGAGAAAAAAGTTAAACATTCGTTGCTCAAGCAAATTGTCAACTGAAGACCTTGAAATcgaaatttttcttcatctattgCAGAATTACTCAAG TGAAGAACTGGGATATTTTCCGAGCTCATTGGAACCCTCTAAGACATCTAATGATAAAGGAAGTCTAGAACTTGGACTTGATCGGGGGAAGGTGCACACCCTTGATGCTGTGAAAGAGCTTTGGTCAATGATTTTGAAG GGTGGTGGTATGCTTACTTTGGCAAAGATCTATGAATTG TTAGCAAGGAGATTATCGGGGAAGGTGTTTGTAGAAGCTGCCAACTATCAGATTAAAAAGGAATTCATTAAAAAG gGTGGACAATTAGCTGTGATTAACCTAGAGTCAAGAGCAGCCTTGCTTGCAGCAAAACAG GGCCTTTCTGGTGCTGCATCAAGATATCTGGGTTTTAGAAGCATGATGGCTTTACTTGGCCCAGT GCTTTGGGGGACACTTCTGGCAGACGTTGTCATTCAAATGCTTGGAACTGATTATGCTAGAATCTTGCGAGCAATTTATGCTTTTGCACAG ATCCGCATCACCCGCACCTATGGATAA
- the LOC122297811 gene encoding uncharacterized protein LOC122297811 isoform X3, which translates to MTSAAAASAAALPLIFSSASPITNTTAKFTYPGFGSPRHRNGLRLVACAYTAISRRGQGASDPELRRVLELASDSELYELERILFGPSYFSPLIKSITSRADVDHVMIEEDLEEREDFIAELESRFLFLAADARSTLRGWRPSYRNVLLSVRKKLNIRCSSKLSTEDLEIEIFLHLLQNYSSEELGYFPSSLEPSKTSNDKGSLELGLDRGKVHTLDAVKELWSMILKGGGMLTLAKIYELLARRLSGKVFVEAANYQIKKEFIKKGGQLAVINLESRAALLAAKQGLSGAASRYLGFRSMMALLGPVEQREMKTIV; encoded by the exons ATGACTAGTGCAGCAGCAGCATCAGCAGCAGCTCTGCCACTCATTTTCTCCTCCGCTTCTCCAATTACAAACACCACCGCGAAATTCACATACCCA GGTTTTGGTTCACCCAGACATAGAAATGGTCTGAGACTTGTGGCTTGTGCTTATACTGCCATTTCAAGAAGAGGGCAAg GTGCATCTGACCCAGAGCTTCGGAGAGTTCTTGAACTTGCCTCGGACTCTGAGTTATATGAGCTTGAAAGGATCCTTTTTGGCCCCAG CTACTTCAGCcctttaataaaatcaataacaaGTAGAGCTGATGTGGACCATGTCATGATTGAAGAAGATCTTGAAGAGCGAGAAGACTTTATAGCAGAACTAGAGTCGCGATTTTTATTCCTTGCTGCTGATGCCCGTTCTACATTAAG GGGGTGGAGACCATCATACAGAAATGTCTTGCTCTCTGTGAGAAAAAAGTTAAACATTCGTTGCTCAAGCAAATTGTCAACTGAAGACCTTGAAATcgaaatttttcttcatctattgCAGAATTACTCAAG TGAAGAACTGGGATATTTTCCGAGCTCATTGGAACCCTCTAAGACATCTAATGATAAAGGAAGTCTAGAACTTGGACTTGATCGGGGGAAGGTGCACACCCTTGATGCTGTGAAAGAGCTTTGGTCAATGATTTTGAAG GGTGGTGGTATGCTTACTTTGGCAAAGATCTATGAATTG TTAGCAAGGAGATTATCGGGGAAGGTGTTTGTAGAAGCTGCCAACTATCAGATTAAAAAGGAATTCATTAAAAAG gGTGGACAATTAGCTGTGATTAACCTAGAGTCAAGAGCAGCCTTGCTTGCAGCAAAACAG GGCCTTTCTGGTGCTGCATCAAGATATCTGGGTTTTAGAAGCATGATGGCTTTACTTGGCCCAGT AGAGCAAAGAGAGATGAAGACAATAGTTTGA